ACCGTAGGCCTGTTGCTGATCTGGGCGGAAGCCGGAATGCTCCATGCGAACGTGGGTGCCACCTTCCTCCGAAGTCAGAGTAAAAAGCACGACACTTTCCAAGCCCAAAGCGTTCCAGCTATAGGAGAGCCGTTTTAGTGGCTCGACCACGAGCACCTCGCAGTCAATAAGACCGTCCCACTGAAGCATCGGTTCGGAGCGAAACTGAAAGCGCCGTCCGACCATCGGTTCGAAATCATTCTTCAGCAGCCATTGTGCGAGGAGTGAACCTTCTGTGAGTGCACGCCATAGTTTTTCCAGCGGGTGGGAGAAGGTTCTTTCGATGACAAGGGTGCGAGTGTTCTCTGAGGTCTGGTTCATGGTTACATCCTTTCCAAAAGGGATTCAAGGCGATCGAAACGATCGCGCCAGAATGCGCCGTAATGATTGAGCCAATCGATCATAGGAGCCAGAGCTTCGGACTGGGCACGATAGTGGGTTTCGCGTCCTTCGCGACGATGCCGTACCAGCTTTGCCCGCTTCAGTATGGTGAGGTGCTTGGAGACGGCAGGCTGAGAGACGCCAGCGTATCGAGTCAAGGCATGGACGGTCTGCTCTCCTTGCCGGGTCAGCTCCTCGAAGAGGGCGCGACGCGTGGGATCGGCGAGGGCGCGAAATACATGGTTGGGGTCGGCCGACTTCATCGAACTAAACCATAACTATTTGGTTATGGTTTAGTCAAGGAGAAAACGTATGCCGTTTCGAGGGTATTCGGCAAGCCTTTAGGGCTTGGTAATTTTCAGGTTGCTGACGGTGGCGTCGGTGTTGTGGGCGAAGCGGATTCCGTAGACGCCATCGGTAGACTTGAGCTTACCTGCGGTGACGAGATCGGATTTCTCGAAGGTCTTCACCGTGGTTCCGTTGATGATGCAGGAGACCTTATCACCCTTGACCTGCATGGCGATCTCCTGGGTGACTGGCTGTCCGACTGCGGCGGCTTTATGGACAGCATCGTTGGCTTCGCGGCGTCCATTGAGCTGGAAGGCCTCAGGGCCGAAGCCGCGGACGATGAAGTTACCGTTGCCGTAGGCTGCGCAGTAGATGTAGCTCTGGTCTGCCGTGCCCATGCCGTTGCCCGCAATGACTATTCCGTAGGGGTGCGGGTGGGTGTTGAGGTTCATGAATTTCGGCTCGGTGAAGGTGGCCGAGACGGTATAGTCGCCTTTGGCGACGTTCTTCGGGTTCCAGTAGGTGATGGCGGGGCCGGTGGTGACCTGGAGAACTTTGTGCTCTTCGGAGAGCTTGGCATCATTGACAGTTTGTCCGGCCTTTTCGGCGTCGGCATCGATCTTGCCCTGCCATCCTTTGACGGAGATGCCTCCACCAGCGACCTTACGATTCGTGTCCGGGGTTTCCTGCTGCGCAAAGAGAGCGCTGGTGGTCAGGGCACAGGCGAGCGGAGCGATAAGAGCGTACCGGAGGGCAAAGCGCATGAGTGAGATCCTTTCAGAGGGACGGCATTATTTCCCCCGTAGTATACGGCGGGGCATCTCAGGCTGGATACTCTACTCGTTTGATCGAGCTCCTAAAAGTGATAAGTAATATCTCCGGCTACGACGAATTGCGTTTTCTTCGTTCCGAGGTCATAGGCGGCGCGATCGTAAGAGTGTTCCAGGCGGAGCTCTGGGCGGAAGAGGACCGTAGAGCCGATCCAATGGCCATAGCTGATCAGATGCTCAGTGTATTTTGTTGCATAGCCGGTGCGCTGTCCGCGGATGTCGTCCACGAATTCGTTGCGGATGGAGATGTAGTTATGTGAATCGATCTTATCTTCGAGGTAATTTACGACTGCATCGGCCGGAGCGAAGCAGGTCTGTTTTCCAGCGAAACAGAAAGCTCCATTCGCGCCTGTCTCTGTAGGCACAGGATTGGCAACATTTCCTGCGATGTTCGGAACGTCTCGTTCGTACATGTACCAAAACTCGGTATCGGTGTGCCATTTGGCATTGATCTTGTGATACCAGGTCAGATAGTAGGGCTGAACATTGTTATAGGCATACTTCCCTTTATTGAAGGAGTTTGCACACGCATACAGCGCATCGCCTCCCTTACCCCAGGTATAGTTTGCGCAGAACGTTCCGGTAGGTGTCGCATCTTTTGTCCAGGGGGCTACGTCATTTCCCCCCGAGAAGCCTGCCTGGAGCAGCCAATGATCTGAGAGCTTGACACTGGCGACGAGTCCCGTTTGTGTATAGGGATCGATGGTGTAGAGCAGTGAGTGCGAATAAGTGTAGTTGTTCGGAGCGAGCTGGGCTTCGATGTCTGGCAAGGAGATGTATCGGCCTATGCGGACGTTCATCCCCTTTGCGACGTGTGGTACATAGAAGTCCACGTAGAACATGACAGGATCAAAGCCATACTCGTGATTGCGTGCCAGGAGCTGCTGCGAGAAGATTCCTTTGCTGGTGGTGTAGCGGTAGTCCTGACCATAAAGCGTGGCCAAACGAAAACCATAGTCAACGTGATCCGTTTGAACGGTGTTGGGGAGACGTTCAATGTAGAGCACCTGTTGATCGGGCGTAACCCGGTTCGGGTTGTAATAGTAGGCGGCTGGAGAGTTAGCGCCATCGCCCTTGTTGGACGTGCTGATGTTGAATCCTCCATTGAACCAGCCGTAGATCTTTGTGCGGCTCCGATTTTCGTTGATGGCTTGCATGAGGATGTAGGACTGGGTATCTGGAGCGCCGATGACGGGCGTGCCTCCTACTGAATAGTCCGTGCTCGGAAAGGGAGGCGAATCGAGTGGCGCGGAGAATCCGCGGCGTTCTGGTGATGCTGAGGTAGAGGTTGGCGATGGGAACCAATCGTCGCGATAGGCTGCGATCAATCGACTGAAAAATGGTTTGGAAGATGATGCGCTTTGCACGACTCCTGAAGAAGAGGGTGAAGTCGAATCGGTCAAGTCTTGTGCAGAGAGATTGGTAACAAAGAAAAATGCAAATACAGCAAACAGAAGGCGGACCATCCATTTCCTCGCTTCAATCGGGGCGTTATGCCAAGTTGAAGTGCTAAGGGTGTAAAAAGTCCGTTAACTAAAAGAAGACAGTCCGTTAAAACGGACTGTCTTCTTTTAGGTGTTGAGAAAAGTTTTATGCGTTCAGGCTGACGGATTCCTGTGCCTTAAGTGCATTTTCAGCGGCCTTGGCGCGAGCAGCCTTATTACGCTGCGAGCGCAGCTTCATGAACGAGACGGCCTCGACGTAGAGACGGGGAACGTCGCGGTTGACGATGGCCTTCCAGATGACGCGGGCTGCGGCCTTGGGTCGGAAGTAGTACTCGTCGTAGAACTTGTGCACCATCTCCATGACGTACTCGGTAGGGAGGCCGGGGTATTCGATGTGCGCCATCTGATGACCGCCACCGTCTTCCATCTTTTCGTTGGTGATGAAGCCGCCCTTCTTGGCGAAGTCGTAGAACTCGGTGCCAGGATAGGCGTGTGCGACGGAGACCTGGATGGTTTCGCAGTCGAGCGTCTTGGCAAAGTTGATGGTGTTCCGGATGGACTCTTTGGTTTCGCCGGGCAGGCCAAGGATGAAGTCAGCGTGAATGACGAGGCCGAGATCGTGGCAATCCTTGACGAAGTCACGCGCTCGCTCGACAGTGGCGCCCTTCTTGATGTTCTTGAGGATCTGCGGGTCGCCGGACTCGAAGCCGACGATCAGCAGGCGGCAACCGGCGTCCTTCATGGCTTTGAGGGTGTCGCGATCGGTGGTGACGCGTGAGGTGCAGGACCAAGTGATGCCGAGCGGCTTCAGTTTGGAGCAGAGCTCGATGGTACGGGCTTTCTGGATGTTGAAGGTGTCGTCGTCGAAGAAGAACTCCTTCACTTCGGGGAAGTTCTCCTTGGCCCACTTCATCTCGGCAGCGACGTCATCGCTAGAGCGCTTGCGCCAGGCGTGACCGGAGAGCGTCTGCGGCCAGAGGCAGAATGTGCACTGCGCAGGGCAGCCGCGCGTCGAGTAGAGGGCAATGTAGGGATGAAGCAGGAACGGCACGTTGTACTTGGTGACGTCCATGTCGCGCTTGTAGATCTTGGTCGCCCAAGGCATTGCATCGAGGTCCTCGACTTGAGGACGATCGGGGTTATGTTGGATGCTACCGCTGGCATCGCGGTAGCTGATGCCGAGGATTTCATTGAGCGGCTTGCCGTTAGCAAACTCTACGACGGAAAAATCGAATTCGCGACGGCAGACAAAATCGATGACGTTGCATTCATTCAGAGCGCGGTCGGGGTCGGTAGTGACGGGAGGTCCGACGAAGGCGATTTTGATCGACGGATTGACCTTCTTGATGGCCTGAGCAAGACCATGATCGCCAGCCCAGCCTACGGTCGAGGTGAAGAGCACCAAAAAATCGTAGCCCTTTGCGATTTCGATGGTTTCTTCCGCAGAGATGTGGTGCGGAGGAGCGTCGAGCAGGCGAGAGCCCTCCAACATGCCGGCAGGGTAGGCGAGCCAGACGGGGTACCAGTAGGACTCGATCTCGCGGGTTGCGGGCCAGCGGGAGCTGGCGCCGCCATCAAAGTTTTCAAAGGAGGGCGGGTTCAGGAACAGTGTCTTGAGCGGCATGATTTATCTTCAATTTTACCATTCGGTAACCGCATTCCGGGAGAGGATTTCGGAGTTCTCTCTATGGTTCCAGCTCACTGGATGTAGCGGTAACTTGATTGTTTTCATCAAAAAAGACAAGCCAGTACTTCTCTCGCAAGGGATAAAAGATGGATCGATAGAGGAAGACATGGGTGCAGTCCGGAGTGAGCGAAGTGTCATAAGCCTGGCAAGGATGTAGAACTTGCCGTGGCTCACCCATCACATGTCGCACATCGGCTTCGCTGGATTTTGCACGGATTGCAGGGAAGTCCGCATCAAGACGAGAATCGCGAATGTACCCGACGGCTGTTCCTGCGAGGAACAGCGCGAGAAGAATCACGAGGATCGCCTTCCAGTTCATTCTGGTTTTAGTGCAGCCGGTGAAAGAGATTGCGACGAAGACTTCAACCAGTTCTCCAACTGTCCGTTCGATCGCATCAGGTTGATCTGCATCTGGCGAAGCTGGAGGTCAGAGTCCAGAAAGTCGAGATAGCGTGCGCGCTCCTGAATGAGCGCATTTTGCTCTTCTTTTGGTGTCACCGGCTGGCCGCCGGGATTGCCTTGTCGAAGTTGAACACGCACAACGTCGATCTGGTTCAGCGCGAGTTCCCGTTCGAGTGAGGCAATCTCGGTACGAGCCTGCAACTCACGAATGGCATTGTTCGTTTTATGACGCCCTTCAAGGAACTGATCGCGCGCCTGATCGGCCTCGCGAAGGCTGCGCCGAGCTTCGGCAAGGGACTCCCGTGCCTTGGCGCGTTTCGTGAAGTCGAGGAAGGGAAGATTGACCTGAAGTCCCACCTGAAGGTTGTTGTAATTACTAAAACTGCCGGGCCGGTAATAGTCCTGATAGTTGTTGAAGGCGGCAAGGCGGCTGTATTGAATGCCAAGTCCAATCTGAGGCCGGTACATCTTTCGTGAGTCACCGAAGGCGGACTGGAATTTGGATTCTGCTGTCGAGTAGGCCCCCTGTACAGATTCTGGGAGGACGGTATTCTTCACGGGATCGAGCTGCTGGAAGGCGGGGATACTTGCATGGTCAGTGGCCAGTCCATCTGCTGGAAGTCCGGTCAGATGAGCGAGGTGTTCGCGCTGGCTGCTGGCGTCATCTTCCAGTTGAATCTGGCGGAGTCGGAGATTTGCCGCGGTCAGCTTTGCTCGAGTGAGTTCGATCTGCGTATCCTGTCCGGCATCGAGGCGCTGCTGAACAATCTTTGTCAATCCGCCAGCGTATCCTGATTCTTCCTGAGCGGCTTGAATGCGCTCAAGGTCGGCATCGAGAGAGAGGTACGTCGTTGCCGCGTCTTCCATAATCTGCTGCCGAACATCTCTGAGATTGTGATTCGCTGCTTCCAGGCCGGCCCGGGCAGAGCGGGTATAGTTGCGTTGAGATTGGTCGAAGAGAAGCGATTGCGCAGTGATATTAAAGAGAGACGGAGCTCCGAACGGGAAGCCGTATGTGTAACCCAGGCCGGAACCGATGCTGAGGGCCGGAATATAAACGTCTCGGGTCTGATCGAGCGCTGCCCGTGCTTTGTCGACTTCTGCCTGAGCCGCCAAGACCTTAGGGCTATTCTTCAGCGCAAGATCGATTGCTGTAGTAAACGAGATCTGAGCAGCAGCAGGAACAGCTGTCGCGGATACGCATACGGCGACGGTAAGAAGTGAATGAAAAAGTGTCATGCGCCGTGAAAGACTCCTGCCCAGTCGGTCGTAGACCATGGTATCGTGTTTGCCTTTATGCACCCTGAACCGCCTTTCGGGCTGGGCCAAAGTTGGAGGCCAATGCGACTGCGGCAGCGTATTCGCGTCGAGCTCCGGCAGTATCGCCATGCTGTTTCAGAAGATCTCCCAGCTGCAGATGCACTTTAAAGGCGGGGGCAGCATCTGTCTTGGATGGAGAAGCCAGATATTCGCGCAAGAGTTTTTCTGTGAACTCAGGACGGCGATGAAGGTCTGTCAAAATACTGGCGGCATCCACTAAAGCAGCATCTCGCGCAGAATTTGCCTGCACGCTGGATTCTAAAGCTGCGACGGCTTTCTCGGGCTGGGATTGCTCCCGATAAAACAGGCCCAAGTCGACCCATGCCTCCGGAGTCTTGCCTATCGCGATTGCAAATTTATACTCTGCTTCTGCCGTGGATAGATCATTTTTCTTTTTAGCGA
This portion of the Edaphobacter sp. 4G125 genome encodes:
- a CDS encoding SRPBCC family protein, whose translation is MNQTSENTRTLVIERTFSHPLEKLWRALTEGSLLAQWLLKNDFEPMVGRRFQFRSEPMLQWDGLIDCEVLVVEPLKRLSYSWNALGLESVVLFTLTSEEGGTHVRMEHSGFRPDQQQAYGGAKYGWQKFFGNLEQVLDGGIQ
- a CDS encoding ArsR/SmtB family transcription factor, with protein sequence MKSADPNHVFRALADPTRRALFEELTRQGEQTVHALTRYAGVSQPAVSKHLTILKRAKLVRHRREGRETHYRAQSEALAPMIDWLNHYGAFWRDRFDRLESLLERM
- a CDS encoding outer membrane beta-barrel protein yields the protein MVRLLFAVFAFFFVTNLSAQDLTDSTSPSSSGVVQSASSSKPFFSRLIAAYRDDWFPSPTSTSASPERRGFSAPLDSPPFPSTDYSVGGTPVIGAPDTQSYILMQAINENRSRTKIYGWFNGGFNISTSNKGDGANSPAAYYYNPNRVTPDQQVLYIERLPNTVQTDHVDYGFRLATLYGQDYRYTTSKGIFSQQLLARNHEYGFDPVMFYVDFYVPHVAKGMNVRIGRYISLPDIEAQLAPNNYTYSHSLLYTIDPYTQTGLVASVKLSDHWLLQAGFSGGNDVAPWTKDATPTGTFCANYTWGKGGDALYACANSFNKGKYAYNNVQPYYLTWYHKINAKWHTDTEFWYMYERDVPNIAGNVANPVPTETGANGAFCFAGKQTCFAPADAVVNYLEDKIDSHNYISIRNEFVDDIRGQRTGYATKYTEHLISYGHWIGSTVLFRPELRLEHSYDRAAYDLGTKKTQFVVAGDITYHF
- the hpnJ gene encoding hopanoid biosynthesis associated radical SAM protein HpnJ; translated protein: MPLKTLFLNPPSFENFDGGASSRWPATREIESYWYPVWLAYPAGMLEGSRLLDAPPHHISAEETIEIAKGYDFLVLFTSTVGWAGDHGLAQAIKKVNPSIKIAFVGPPVTTDPDRALNECNVIDFVCRREFDFSVVEFANGKPLNEILGISYRDASGSIQHNPDRPQVEDLDAMPWATKIYKRDMDVTKYNVPFLLHPYIALYSTRGCPAQCTFCLWPQTLSGHAWRKRSSDDVAAEMKWAKENFPEVKEFFFDDDTFNIQKARTIELCSKLKPLGITWSCTSRVTTDRDTLKAMKDAGCRLLIVGFESGDPQILKNIKKGATVERARDFVKDCHDLGLVIHADFILGLPGETKESIRNTINFAKTLDCETIQVSVAHAYPGTEFYDFAKKGGFITNEKMEDGGGHQMAHIEYPGLPTEYVMEMVHKFYDEYYFRPKAAARVIWKAIVNRDVPRLYVEAVSFMKLRSQRNKAARAKAAENALKAQESVSLNA
- a CDS encoding TolC family protein, with the protein product MTLFHSLLTVAVCVSATAVPAAAQISFTTAIDLALKNSPKVLAAQAEVDKARAALDQTRDVYIPALSIGSGLGYTYGFPFGAPSLFNITAQSLLFDQSQRNYTRSARAGLEAANHNLRDVRQQIMEDAATTYLSLDADLERIQAAQEESGYAGGLTKIVQQRLDAGQDTQIELTRAKLTAANLRLRQIQLEDDASSQREHLAHLTGLPADGLATDHASIPAFQQLDPVKNTVLPESVQGAYSTAESKFQSAFGDSRKMYRPQIGLGIQYSRLAAFNNYQDYYRPGSFSNYNNLQVGLQVNLPFLDFTKRAKARESLAEARRSLREADQARDQFLEGRHKTNNAIRELQARTEIASLERELALNQIDVVRVQLRQGNPGGQPVTPKEEQNALIQERARYLDFLDSDLQLRQMQINLMRSNGQLENWLKSSSQSLSPAALKPE